From the genome of Alteromonas stellipolaris:
TATTTGGGTGCACTACCGACTTGCGGTAACGGAACTCAGAGGCAATTTCGATATTGCACGACACATTGGCGTATTGCTCTAACCAATAGCGGGCGGTCATACCTGAATGATAACTGGTACCACAGGCTACAATTTGAACGTGTTTAATTTTACTGAAAATATCATCGGCACCGTTTCCAAAAACATCTGCCGCTAATCCATTTTCGGTTAGTCTGTCTTTTAGTGTGTTACGCACTACTACCGGCTGCTCGTGAATTTCTTTCAGCATATAGTGGCGATAAGCGCCTTTGTCGCCGGCGTCGTGTTCAACGTTCGACTCTATAATTTCACGTTCAACGGCATTACCGTCTTTGTCATAAATAGCAATGGTGCGGCGAGTAATGTCGGCAACATCGCCCTCTTCCAAAAAGATAAAGCGGCGTGTTACAGGCAATAACGCCATTTGGTCTGATGCAACAAAGTTTTCACCCAACCCTAAACCGATGACTAACGGGCTGCCAGAGCGCGCTACAACCATACGGCCCACATCTTCTTTGTCGATAACAACAGTACCGTACGCGCCATGGAAGGTTTTTACTGACGCTTGAACCGCTTCTAACAAGTCTTTACCAGCATCTAAAGCTTCATGCACGGTGTGGGCAATGGTTTCGGTATCGGTGTCGCTACTGAACACGTAGCCTTTTGCTGAAAGCTGTTCACGTAGGGCTTGGTAGTTTTCAATAATGCCGTTGTGCACAACAGCAACACGATCGCTAGAAAAATGTGGGTGAGCATTGGCTACCGTTACGCCACCATGAGTGGCCCAGCGCGTATGCGCAATACCGGTAGTCCCTAGCGCTTCGTCGTTGGCAATAATATCTACCAGCTCTTGTACCTTTCCGGTACTTCTTATGCGATTTAGTGTGCCATCTTGTTGCAACAGAGCTACACCTGAAGAGTCGTAACCACGGTATTCAAGCCGCTTTAGCCCTTCTAATAAAATTTCGACAACATTACGTTCACCAACAGCACCGACAATTCCACACATAATTACTCTCCGTTTTGCGCAGCGACCAGCACCGTTACGCCTTGTTGTTCAATTAGATATTTATCCTCGTCACTGATGCCATTATCAGTCACAAGAGTAGAGATATTTTCCCAGCCCAACTCTAAATTGGGCATTTTGTTCGACAGCTTATTCGACGTTGCCATTACAACAACTTCATGAGCAGCTCGTGCCATGGCGCGAGTAAGCCCTGTTAATTCATTAAAGGTCGTAGTTCCGCGATTCACATCAATACCCGCTGCACCAATAAACGCCATATCAAAACTATATGCCGATACCAATTGTTCGGCCATTGCACCTTGGAATGAACGAGATGCGGGATCCCAGGTGCCACCTGTCATCAAAATAGTGGGTTCGTTATTGCTTTTGGTCAGCTGACTCGCTGCATCTAAGGCATTGGTCATTACTACCAAGTTGGGTATATCACGAAGGCAGGGTAAAAGCGCAGCGATGGTACTGCCGCAATCCAACACTATTTTTGAGCCTTGTTGAATGCGACTAGCAGCAAGCTTACCTATATTCTGTTTTATTGATGAAGGTAAGTTCACTACATTGGTTTCGCCTTGAGAAGCAGATAGGGGTGCGGCACCGCCAAATTGGCGAATAAGCTTTTTTTGGTCTGCCAAGGCGGCTAGATCTTTTCGAATAGTCACTTCAGATGTGCTGAACTGGGCCGCGAGCAATTCAACTTGCGCGTAGCCGTGAGTATTTACCCATTTAATAATGCCAGCGCGGCGCTGATCTACAGAACGACTCGTTTTCAAACTCAATTCAACCCCAGCATGACGGAAACTACAGTGCTTCCTCTAAATCATTTCTACACTATTCCTAAATCATAACTTTCAAAACGAAAGTTATGATTTACAAAGTGAAAGAAATGTAAGCTATTCGCGGCTATTTCGCAAGTTTTTCGTACAATTTTTACTAGTAAGCTATCAACGTATAAACCGGTAGGCACAAAAAAGGACAACCTTGGTTGTCCTTTCATTTAGCACTAAACCGCGCTAAAGCTATTACATGCTAGTTATTTTTTTGTCGGGCGAGGCCAGTTCGCAATATTGCGCTGCTTCCCTCGTGCTACTGCTAATGCGGCGCTTTCTACTTCGGTGGTAATGACCGAGCCAGCACCTACCGTAGCATTGTCACCAATGATCACAGGGGCCACTAATGAAGAATTCGAACCTACGAAGGCATTCTGACCTATTACGGTTTTAGATTTATTCACGCCGTCATAGTTACAAGTAATGGTGCCAGCACCAATATTAGCATTAGCGCCCACTTCAGCATCACCGAGGTAAGTAAGGTGATTAACCTTAGCGCCTTCGCCTAGCACGGTTTTCTTCATTTCCACGAAGTTACCCACTTTAGATTTTGCGTGCATAACCGCGCCAGGGCGCAAGCGACCAAATGGCCCTACAGTGCAGCTTTCACCCACTATGGCTTCTTCGATAATAGAATTTGCTTCAATAACCGCGTTATCGGCAATTTCACAATTTTTCAAAACGCAGTTTGGCCCAATAGTCACGTTATTACCTAAAATAACGTTACCTTCTACCACCGCGTTAATATCAATGGTGACGTCTTGCCCCGTGGTTAATGTGCCTCTAAGGTCAAAACGTTGAGGGTCGGCCAGTGCCACACCATTGGTCATTAGTTCGTTTGCTTGGCGAAGCTGCAGTGCGCGCTCAAGATGTGCTAATTGAATGCGGTTATTTACCCCTTCAACCTCAACCACCTCTTGTGGTTGTGCCGATTGAATACGCTTGCCTTCTTTAGCAGCCATTTCAATCACATCAGTAAGATAATACTCACCTTGTGCATTGCTATTACTTAACGCACCCAACCAACGCTTTAAATCGCTTCCGGACATCATCATCATGCCGGTATTGATTTCACAAATTTGCTTTTGTGCATCGGTAGCATCTTTGTGCTCAACAATGGCGGTGATGTTGTCGTCTTTACGAATAATTCGGCCCATTCCTGTAGGGTCGTCTAATTCAACGGTAAGCAAGGCTAAATCACACTCGGCTTTTACTGCTTTTAGTTTCGCCAAGGTTTCTTCGCGAATAAGGGGGGCATCGCCAACTAATACAAGTACATCTTCATCATCGTTAATGTGCGGCGCGGCTTGCTGCACCGCATGACCCGTGCCTAATTGTTCTTCTTGCAAACACCAATTTAAGTTTTCGCCAGTTATTGTGGCCTTTAGCTTGTCGCCTCCATGACCATAAACTAAATGAATACTATCAGCCTCTAAGGCTTGAACGGTGTTGATAATACGCTGCACCATGGGCACTCCGCCCACTTTGTGAAGTACTTTTGGTAACGAAGACTTCATGCGCGTGCCTTTACCTGCGGCTAAAACTACCACTGAAAATGCCATGCTATTCCTTTACGAAAATCGATAATACGAACTTTTGCCTAGTGTATCTAAGGCGTGGTTATATGTCAGCGATTGATTTTTGAGGGCTCATTCTTAAGTCTATATCTGAGTTAAACAGCCTAGTAGTTCATTAAATCAACGGGTATACTTTGTTTTCAACTGAATTGGATTGGAGCAGCAAAGGAGCTTGCGTAGTCAGTGAATACTTTTCGAACACTTCACCGAAGTATATTGGTGCTGTTTGCCGTCGTGGTTTTGGCTATTGTTACCCTGGTACATTTTAGTATTTCTAAAATTGTAGCGGAGCAAAGCAGAGCACAGCAACAGTCATTGTCGCCAGCGGTGTCTCTTATTGTCGAGCAGTTATTAAAGCCTCTTCACACATCTGAAGCGTTAGGCCATTCCACTGAATTAGTTACCTTGATGGAAGGCGACGAGGTTGACGAAGCCGCAATATTTAACACCCTAAACCGACTTGAAAGAGAATTCGGTTTATCTTTTTTTATTGCCAGCGAAAATGCCAAACGCCAATTTAATTCTGATGGTACTACCATCGATTTAATTGAAGGCGAAGTCAGTTGGTATTTTAAATACCGTGACGGACCACAAGATGCGGTGGCAGATATTGGTAAATGGGAAGACACTCATTTTTATATCGACCTGAAGGTTTTTGATGACGATGGCCGATTTTTAGGTTTCTTCGGCGTAGGAAAAAGCTTACGCAGCTTCATTAATGTCTTCGATTCTTATAAAGAGCAGTACGGCTACGATTTTCTTTTTGTCGATGAAAAGGGAGACATCATGCTGTCTTCCGATCCTTCTCTTGTGGCGTCGTATTCTGATTTTACCAATCTTTCAGAGCTACCTTGGTATGCCAGCCTCCCGATTACGGTACAAGACGAGCAAGCCCTTAATAACAAGTTGGTGACTATCGATCAAAAAGACTTTTTGATTGCGGAAGTTAAATTAAACCAGTTTGGATGGACGGTGTTTTTGCTAAGTCCTTTAGAAGACCGGCAAACCGAAATATCGCAAGCCTTTATCTTCAGTGTAGTAACTTTATTGGTAGTGGTTTTCTCGCTCTTTTTGCTTATTTACAACTTACTTTACTATTTCAGACGAGACATGCAGCCCGACTTAATTGTGCGTCATGCTAATCGTTTGCCCGACCGCACTAACCTAGAACTTATCTATCAATCGTTATTAAAAGAACAGCGTTCTATTAGCGTTATTTTAATCAGCGTAGACGACTTTGGGCATATTATTGATGCCCATGGCCGAAATGCAGGCGATGACGTGTTAGATAAAGTGGTGGCGTACCTTTCTGATCACTTACGTGAGCAAGATGTGCTTGGTCGCTGGAGCAGTGAAGAGTTTATTATATTGCTGCCTCAAACAGGGCCGCACGAGGCCTTCGATACTGCACAAAACTTGCGTCATGGTATTGCCACATTAACGCCCTTAAGTGAGTCGCCGCAGCTTCAATTGACTGCCTCTTTTGGGGTATCATTTACTGCTACCACTCGTAGCATGAACGAAGTTACCGCCCATGCAGAAGATGCGCTATATCAGGCGAAAAGAGATGGGCATAATTTAGTGCGTATGCAGCTTATTGAATAATAAGCTGCTGAGCTTTTATTTTTCTATTTGAAATTTAACGGACAGATTTCTATATAACGCTTAGCATCACCACTGTATCAGTCGCTCTTAGCTATTTTTAGCTAAACGGTGGGCGGTGATGCTAACGTCCTTTCGAACCGAGCAAACAAACTTCTTACGCCGTTTTGGCTGCCCGGCTACGTTTTATCATACCTATCACACCGGTAGTGAGTGCCACACCTGTTAATATCATTACCCCACCAATAATGGTTTGTAACGACAAGTGTTCTTGCAAAAACAATACGCCCCAAATAATGCCAAATAATGGCACCATGTAGGCCACTGATATCGCTTTTGCTGGGCCCACATTCGCTATTAGTTTGAAATACAAAATGTAAGCAATAGCAGTACCTAAAATGGCTAGCGCCACGGCATTTAACCATGCGTTAGTACTTGGCATAGTGGCTGGTAATGTACTTAGCGCGAAAGGCGCTAACATAATAGATGCCATTGCTTGGCTTCCAGTAGCCACCACTAAAGGCCGCACGCCTTGCAGCCACCGTTTCATCATGCTGGCCGCAATGCCATAGCAGGTAGTGGCAAGTAAAGCGGTTAGAATAGGCACAAAGCTAATATCACCTTCCCCTAACTTTTGCTGGCTTATAACCGTTACCCCTAAAAACCCAAGCGCTAATCCGGCGATAGCAGTGGGAGTAAGCTTGTCACCCAGCCATAGCCACGCCACTAACGCGCCGAACATTGGTGCAGTCGCGTTTAAAATGGCATTAACCCCAGCTTCTAAATGCAAACTGCTGTAGTTAAATAATACGAAGGGCACAGCAGTATTCGCTAGCCCTACTAATGCAATGGGGAACCAATACCTAAAAATTTGGTTCACGCCACCGGTCAGCATTAAAATAGGTAATAGCACACAGGTAGCAAGCACGGTACGAATGGCTACCAGTACATAAATACCAAACTCTGGTGCCGCCACCCGCATAAAAATAAATGAGCCGCCCCAAATAGACGCTAATAATAATAGTGCAGCAATATCTCTTAAGCCCATAGTACGCCTTGCGCCCCTTCTAATTTCAATAAATATTGCTTACGTTCAAGCCCACCTGCGTATCCCGTTAGGGTTTTATTGCTTCCAATAACTCGGTGACATGGTACCACTATCGCAATAGGGTTGCGCCCATTGGCCATACCCACGGCACGGACCGCTTTAGGATTATTTAGCTTATTGGCAATATCGGCATAACTGGCGGTTTCGCCATAAGGGATATCGCATAAAGCCTTCCATACCGCCTGCTGAAATGCAGTGCCTTTGGTATCAAAAGGTAAGTCGAATTGGGTGAGGCTACCATTAAAATAAGCCGCTAACTGTGCTTTCGCTGTTTCAGTAAGGTCATTACTGTGAACGCCGCCATCAACGTCAGCATTAACGCTATCAACAAAAGTAATGGCACTAATTCCTTTGCTAGTAGCTGCTATTTCAATAAGCCCTTGTGGTGACTCAAGGTAGCTTTTGCATACTGTCATGACTTATTCCTACTGATAAATGTATACCCAAAAACACGTTAACTATTACTCAACTGCCACAATTGTAGTGTTAAGTAGCTTTGCCATGGCGCCGCCTCTTGCGGCAACACCGGATACTTCTCGGCCATTTTTCTTATAATAAGATCGCCAGCCAAATACACATCAGGATCACGTTCACCTCGCATCTTAAGGTAATCTAGTGTCCATTGACCAACGCCTTTGATTGACAATATTTCATCATAAGTAGGCTGGTTACCGTTACAAAATAGCACCGCAAAATTACGAAGTGCATGCCTACGAGCATTTGGCATGCGCAAAAAAGCTAAATCACTGTTTGCCACCGCTTCGGGTTCAGGAAAGCAATAATGTTGGTTTGGCTCAACAGGCTCCTCAGTGACTACCGCCCCTAAATGCTGTGCAAGCAGCCCCGCTTGATTGATTGCCGCTTTTACACTGACTTGTTGCCCTACAATAGCTCTGCATCCACTTTCAAATACGGTCCAGGTACCAGGAAGGCGCAGCCCTTTAGTCAATAGATTTTCAGGCAAGCCCGCTGCTAATAGCGATTTTTCAATTAACTCTGGGGCGGCATGTAAATCGAGCAGCTGCTTTATTTGTTCAACCGTTTTGTACACGTAAGCTAAATTTGGCAAACGCATTTTTACATCGAAGCCATTTGCGCGCTCGTTGAAAGTCGCACTGATAAATCCCGATTCGCCTTTAACACTGATATATCGGCTATAGGTATTTTCGAACACCATTTCTACGCCCCGAATAGCCCGCAGGGCAAGAAAATCTCTGACTTGCGGCCAATGGTAAGGGGGCCTGAAGTGTAACCTAAGGGATATTTCAGGTAGTGCAGAATGGCGTTTACTTCGTAATTCGGTAGGCGTTTTTTTACAATAAGTTTGCACTGCCCGCTGAAGCTGCCTTGTAGAGGCGTACCCCGCGCTAAAAGCAATATCAGTAAGCGTCATGGTGGACTGCTGGAGCAGCTGCTTTGCAAATAACACCCGTTGCAAATCTTGATATTGTTTAGGAGACAACCCCGTATGCGACACCATGAGTTTATTTAAGTAACGCTCACTTATACCCAATCGGCTTGAAATGGTGGATATAGACTGCACGGGTATATCACTTAATAGCGTTAGCGCTCTTGTCACTGTTGTGCCTACACCTAACCATGCAAAAGAAGACGGGGCGCTATCTGGCCTGCATCGTAAACAGGGACGAAAGCCATCACTCATGGCTTTAGCAGCATGGTTATAGTAGGCCACGTTCTTTTCATCAGGCAATTTGGCAGGGCAAATTGGCCGGCAAAATATACCCGTGGTTTTCACCGCCACAAAAAAGCGGCCATCAAAACGGGCATCTCTACTTACCCTAGCTTTAGCGTAAGTATCGCGGTGCTCATTGTCTACATGCGCTGAATCTTTTATGTCCATGTTCATACTATCGCTCGGGTTGATGTGCGGGTTTAAACCGTCACTGCGCTATTACGATTCAATTGTATCCTGTTCCCCTGGTAAGGGTGCGACAAAATCGGAACTGACAGTAAAATATCAGTAGAGTTGATAATCGCCACTAGCAACCGCATAATGGCTTAAAAATAATAGTGCCTGCCACCTTTGGGGTGCGCCCTTACTGAGCCCAATTCATGTTGCAAACCACGCGCAATTTAGTACCGCGCCTGATTAGAATTAGCCTATTCTTTTTCACGCTTATCGTGACATTTCCCGCATTAAGCGCCGATTGGCTTTCTGATTACGCCAACTATGTGCAGCGCGAAGCCGCAAAATATAATGTGCCCGGCTATACCTTTGTTTATTACGAGCAAGGCAAGACACCACAAGTATATGTTTATGGCAGAACTCACAAAGGTGGAAAGCGCATTACTGAAGACACGGTCTTTCGCCTAGCCTCGGTATCAAAAACTTTCACCGCCCTACTTTCTGCCAAACTGGTTGAGCAACAGCGCTTACATTGGGATACCCCCATTTCTACCCTATTACCTGACATACCTTTCAATGTAGAAGGTATGGAAACATTGCAGCTTCAGCATATTGTGGGGCAATCTAGCGGCTTTATGCCCAATGCCTACGACAACTTAATTGAAGCTGATTATTCATTGCAGCGGGTGTTAACCTCATTGAGTGAGCTCGACCCATTATGCATACCTGGCGAGTGCTACACCTACCAAAATGCGCTGTTTGGGGCGCTCGAGTATTATCTAACGAACAACTACTCATCTTATTCTCGGGAAGTACAAACACAGCTCTTTACTCCGCTGGGCATGAATACAGCAAGCGTAGGAAAAGGCGGATTGCTTGCGTCTGCTTCATGGGCGCGCCCACATATTGCTATTGCCAGAGACAGATGGCGTGAAGGCGCAGTTGAAAGCAACTACTACCGTTTTTCACCCGCTGCGGGTGTAAACGCCAGCATAACTGATATGACTATTTACTTGCAGGCTTTGCTCGGCGAATTCCCTACGGTGATCTCACCTGACATGATTGATGAAGTCACTACACCACGAGTTAAAACCCAGCGGGAAACGAGACGCAGGGGTTGGCGTGGCATGCTAAAAGACGCCCATTATGGACTAGGCTGGCGAGTTTATAATTTTGACGGCAAGCGTATTAACTATCATGGTGGTTGGGTAAAAGGGTATCGTGCCGATGTGGCATTTGCGCCGGATTATAAAACCGGATATGTGATGCTAATGAATGCCGAGTCGAACATGATTAATTCCACTACGGCTGAGTTTTGGAAGCGGTATTTTAAGCAGGCTGAAGCTAAAGATTAGAATGACGCTTAAAACCCATTTTCTATTACGGGTTAAAAGCGCCATCATGCGTAAGGTTTACGTTAAAGCGCCTAAGTTACGGCTTTAAATAGGTATAGCCGCTTAAACAATTTTCGTAAAAATCAGTCCAGCGCACACCTTCTTTCGGGTTAATTTTTCCACCTGACACTTGTCTGTCGATAAGACGTTTCACATCAGATGCCATCGCACGTGGGTTGTATTGCATAATATTTAGCACGTCTTCCACTGAAGAACCTTTTACCACTTCTTCAATGTAAAAGTCTTCTGGATCGTCATCGTAACTAAAGATATGAACTTCATTCAAACGACCAAACAAGTTGTGCATGTCGCCCATTACATCCTGATACGCGCCAGTTAAAAACAAACCGATGTAATAAGGCTCATCTTTCTTAAGTGGGTGCATCGGCAATACATCGGTAATTTCACGGCCAATCGAAAACTGGTCAATCTTACCGTCACTGTCACAAGTAATATCTACCAATGAGCAGTTTACCGTAGGCTTTTCGTTCATTCGCGTAAGTGGCACTACTGGAAGTAATTGGTCGATAGCCCATGTATCAGCGGCAGACTGAAATACCGAGAAGTTACACAAGTATTGCGACGACAAGCTGTAATCTAATTCTTGCAGTTCTTCCGGTACATATTCTTCTTTGCGATACCATACTTGCAAACGCGCCATGATATCCCAGTAAAGGGTTTCAATTTTTGCCAATTCTTCCAATGACAATACGCGCAACTTAAAAGCACCGAGCGCCTGTTCTTTATATTGCGATGCATCGTTATACACTTCGTGCATATTGGTTTGATTTTCGAAATCGTCTGACAACTCACGCATATTTTTTAGAAATACATGTTCGTTTTCATTTTCA
Proteins encoded in this window:
- the glmS gene encoding glutamine--fructose-6-phosphate transaminase (isomerizing), producing the protein MCGIVGAVGERNVVEILLEGLKRLEYRGYDSSGVALLQQDGTLNRIRSTGKVQELVDIIANDEALGTTGIAHTRWATHGGVTVANAHPHFSSDRVAVVHNGIIENYQALREQLSAKGYVFSSDTDTETIAHTVHEALDAGKDLLEAVQASVKTFHGAYGTVVIDKEDVGRMVVARSGSPLVIGLGLGENFVASDQMALLPVTRRFIFLEEGDVADITRRTIAIYDKDGNAVEREIIESNVEHDAGDKGAYRHYMLKEIHEQPVVVRNTLKDRLTENGLAADVFGNGADDIFSKIKHVQIVACGTSYHSGMTARYWLEQYANVSCNIEIASEFRYRKSVVHPNSLLITISQSGETADTLAALRLAKEIGYSASLAICNVPGSSLVRESDLAFMTRAGAEIGVASTKAFTTQLAAFLMLTLALGEKNGMAESDKQDIISALQSLPAKLEETLTITQGIEDLAEEFADKQHSLFLGRGDQYPIAMEGALKLKEISYIHAEAYASGELKHGPLALIDDEMPVIVVAPNNELLEKLKSNVEEVRARGGIMYVFADKDAAFKGDDTMRVINVPHCEAPIAPIIYTLPLQLLSYYVALIKGTDVDQPRNLAKSVTVE
- a CDS encoding DeoR/GlpR family DNA-binding transcription regulator is translated as MKTSRSVDQRRAGIIKWVNTHGYAQVELLAAQFSTSEVTIRKDLAALADQKKLIRQFGGAAPLSASQGETNVVNLPSSIKQNIGKLAASRIQQGSKIVLDCGSTIAALLPCLRDIPNLVVMTNALDAASQLTKSNNEPTILMTGGTWDPASRSFQGAMAEQLVSAYSFDMAFIGAAGIDVNRGTTTFNELTGLTRAMARAAHEVVVMATSNKLSNKMPNLELGWENISTLVTDNGISDEDKYLIEQQGVTVLVAAQNGE
- the glmU gene encoding bifunctional UDP-N-acetylglucosamine diphosphorylase/glucosamine-1-phosphate N-acetyltransferase GlmU, producing the protein MAFSVVVLAAGKGTRMKSSLPKVLHKVGGVPMVQRIINTVQALEADSIHLVYGHGGDKLKATITGENLNWCLQEEQLGTGHAVQQAAPHINDDEDVLVLVGDAPLIREETLAKLKAVKAECDLALLTVELDDPTGMGRIIRKDDNITAIVEHKDATDAQKQICEINTGMMMMSGSDLKRWLGALSNSNAQGEYYLTDVIEMAAKEGKRIQSAQPQEVVEVEGVNNRIQLAHLERALQLRQANELMTNGVALADPQRFDLRGTLTTGQDVTIDINAVVEGNVILGNNVTIGPNCVLKNCEIADNAVIEANSIIEEAIVGESCTVGPFGRLRPGAVMHAKSKVGNFVEMKKTVLGEGAKVNHLTYLGDAEVGANANIGAGTITCNYDGVNKSKTVIGQNAFVGSNSSLVAPVIIGDNATVGAGSVITTEVESAALAVARGKQRNIANWPRPTKK
- a CDS encoding sensor domain-containing diguanylate cyclase, with product MNTFRTLHRSILVLFAVVVLAIVTLVHFSISKIVAEQSRAQQQSLSPAVSLIVEQLLKPLHTSEALGHSTELVTLMEGDEVDEAAIFNTLNRLEREFGLSFFIASENAKRQFNSDGTTIDLIEGEVSWYFKYRDGPQDAVADIGKWEDTHFYIDLKVFDDDGRFLGFFGVGKSLRSFINVFDSYKEQYGYDFLFVDEKGDIMLSSDPSLVASYSDFTNLSELPWYASLPITVQDEQALNNKLVTIDQKDFLIAEVKLNQFGWTVFLLSPLEDRQTEISQAFIFSVVTLLVVVFSLFLLIYNLLYYFRRDMQPDLIVRHANRLPDRTNLELIYQSLLKEQRSISVILISVDDFGHIIDAHGRNAGDDVLDKVVAYLSDHLREQDVLGRWSSEEFIILLPQTGPHEAFDTAQNLRHGIATLTPLSESPQLQLTASFGVSFTATTRSMNEVTAHAEDALYQAKRDGHNLVRMQLIE
- a CDS encoding DMT family transporter, which codes for MGLRDIAALLLLASIWGGSFIFMRVAAPEFGIYVLVAIRTVLATCVLLPILMLTGGVNQIFRYWFPIALVGLANTAVPFVLFNYSSLHLEAGVNAILNATAPMFGALVAWLWLGDKLTPTAIAGLALGFLGVTVISQQKLGEGDISFVPILTALLATTCYGIAASMMKRWLQGVRPLVVATGSQAMASIMLAPFALSTLPATMPSTNAWLNAVALAILGTAIAYILYFKLIANVGPAKAISVAYMVPLFGIIWGVLFLQEHLSLQTIIGGVMILTGVALTTGVIGMIKRSRAAKTA
- a CDS encoding methylated-DNA--[protein]-cysteine S-methyltransferase — its product is MTVCKSYLESPQGLIEIAATSKGISAITFVDSVNADVDGGVHSNDLTETAKAQLAAYFNGSLTQFDLPFDTKGTAFQQAVWKALCDIPYGETASYADIANKLNNPKAVRAVGMANGRNPIAIVVPCHRVIGSNKTLTGYAGGLERKQYLLKLEGAQGVLWA
- a CDS encoding DNA-3-methyladenine glycosylase 2 family protein produces the protein MNMDIKDSAHVDNEHRDTYAKARVSRDARFDGRFFVAVKTTGIFCRPICPAKLPDEKNVAYYNHAAKAMSDGFRPCLRCRPDSAPSSFAWLGVGTTVTRALTLLSDIPVQSISTISSRLGISERYLNKLMVSHTGLSPKQYQDLQRVLFAKQLLQQSTMTLTDIAFSAGYASTRQLQRAVQTYCKKTPTELRSKRHSALPEISLRLHFRPPYHWPQVRDFLALRAIRGVEMVFENTYSRYISVKGESGFISATFNERANGFDVKMRLPNLAYVYKTVEQIKQLLDLHAAPELIEKSLLAAGLPENLLTKGLRLPGTWTVFESGCRAIVGQQVSVKAAINQAGLLAQHLGAVVTEEPVEPNQHYCFPEPEAVANSDLAFLRMPNARRHALRNFAVLFCNGNQPTYDEILSIKGVGQWTLDYLKMRGERDPDVYLAGDLIIRKMAEKYPVLPQEAAPWQSYLTLQLWQLSNS
- a CDS encoding serine hydrolase domain-containing protein, with product MLQTTRNLVPRLIRISLFFFTLIVTFPALSADWLSDYANYVQREAAKYNVPGYTFVYYEQGKTPQVYVYGRTHKGGKRITEDTVFRLASVSKTFTALLSAKLVEQQRLHWDTPISTLLPDIPFNVEGMETLQLQHIVGQSSGFMPNAYDNLIEADYSLQRVLTSLSELDPLCIPGECYTYQNALFGALEYYLTNNYSSYSREVQTQLFTPLGMNTASVGKGGLLASASWARPHIAIARDRWREGAVESNYYRFSPAAGVNASITDMTIYLQALLGEFPTVISPDMIDEVTTPRVKTQRETRRRGWRGMLKDAHYGLGWRVYNFDGKRINYHGGWVKGYRADVAFAPDYKTGYVMLMNAESNMINSTTAEFWKRYFKQAEAKD